Proteins from a genomic interval of Nocardioidaceae bacterium:
- a CDS encoding alcohol dehydrogenase catalytic domain-containing protein, which yields MRAVVYDAYGSPPELRHVEEPACPRDGVLVAVEATGVCRSDWHAWRGHDPVPVPMVPGHEWAGRISAIGPEVDGWEVGDRVTAPFVLGCGRCATCARGDSQVCPNQAQPGFTFDGSWAEVVAVPAAEANLVHLPDQLSAEAAASLGCRLATAHRAVVDRGGIRTGDVVAVHGAGGVGLSAVMVAAALGASVVVVDPSPAARDRALRLGAREAVDPHAYDGPDGTARYLRDMAEIDVSLDAVGHPATAAGSVRCLRPGGKHVQVGLLLGQAAYAIPMDVVVSREIQVLGSHGMPSRSYPDLLELVTRGAIEPAALIARTTGLEDGPAELTAMDVASESGGIVVLVP from the coding sequence ATGCGCGCGGTCGTCTACGACGCGTACGGCTCGCCCCCCGAGCTGCGCCACGTCGAGGAGCCCGCCTGTCCTCGCGACGGCGTCCTCGTCGCGGTCGAGGCCACCGGTGTCTGCCGGTCGGACTGGCACGCGTGGCGTGGTCACGACCCCGTGCCCGTGCCGATGGTGCCTGGGCACGAGTGGGCCGGTCGCATCAGCGCCATCGGTCCGGAGGTCGACGGCTGGGAGGTCGGGGACCGCGTCACCGCCCCGTTCGTGCTCGGCTGCGGTCGATGCGCCACCTGCGCGCGGGGCGACAGCCAGGTGTGCCCGAACCAGGCGCAGCCGGGCTTCACCTTCGACGGGTCCTGGGCCGAGGTCGTGGCGGTGCCGGCCGCGGAAGCCAACCTCGTGCACCTGCCCGACCAGCTCTCCGCCGAGGCTGCTGCCTCGCTCGGGTGCCGCCTCGCGACCGCCCACCGCGCCGTGGTCGACCGCGGCGGCATCCGCACCGGGGACGTCGTCGCCGTCCACGGGGCCGGCGGGGTCGGGCTGTCGGCCGTCATGGTCGCGGCCGCGCTGGGGGCCTCCGTGGTCGTCGTCGACCCGTCGCCGGCGGCGCGGGACCGGGCGCTGCGCCTGGGAGCCCGGGAGGCGGTGGACCCCCACGCGTACGACGGCCCCGACGGCACCGCGCGCTACCTGCGCGACATGGCCGAGATCGACGTCTCGCTCGACGCGGTCGGCCATCCCGCCACGGCCGCCGGCTCGGTGCGGTGCCTGCGACCCGGGGGCAAGCACGTGCAGGTGGGCCTGCTGCTGGGTCAGGCGGCGTACGCGATCCCTATGGACGTCGTCGTCTCCCGCGAGATCCAGGTGCTGGGCTCGCACGGCATGCCGTCGCGCAGCTATCCCGACCTGCTCGAGCTCGTCACCCGCGGCGCGATCGAGCCCGCTGCGCTCATCGCGCGCACCACGGGGCTCGAGGACGGTCCTGCCGAGCTGACGGCGATGGACGTCGCCTCGGAGTCCGGCGGCATCGTCGTGCTCGTGCCCTGA
- a CDS encoding dihydroxyacetone kinase subunit DhaK — MATAAFFDDPSGTVAAMLEGLARTRPLRLCVDQGVRAVVRAEVPGDQVAVVSGGGSGHEPAHAGFVADGMLTAAVAGDFFASPSVEAVLATIREVTGEAGCLLVVKNYTGDRLNFGLAAERARAEGLEVEIVTVQDDVALPDNPEPRGLAGTVLVHKVAGHHARNGASLDDVAAAARSVAEGLATISLSLSSARLPGADRERRDAELGLGIHNEPGAREIDPASAGEALDLVLDPLLTAVADRHGGVTPLVALLNDTGGCSTQEMAVLARGLLDRLGDRCRVLVGPGPVMTSVDMHGFSVTLLPHTDDLTEALLSSVDTPDWPGASEPHAVEHFEPRRSESLELGRGDRDAEVGRRLRAACEALVDAESELDELDARTGDGDAGATVAAGARGVIEALEDDALSTGSTDVLAREIAQVVGRTMGGSSGVLLSILLSGTAAALEDGAAMPAALRQGLETVEQNGGAGTGQRTMVDALSPAADALDDGLDAAARAARQGADDTASMTEGIAGRSSYVQAKDLDGTVDPGAEAVARAIGAYADA; from the coding sequence ATGGCCACCGCTGCCTTCTTCGACGACCCGTCCGGCACCGTCGCCGCGATGCTCGAGGGCCTCGCCCGCACCCGCCCCCTGCGGCTGTGCGTCGACCAGGGTGTGCGCGCGGTCGTACGCGCCGAGGTGCCGGGGGACCAGGTCGCGGTGGTGTCCGGCGGAGGGTCGGGGCACGAGCCGGCGCACGCGGGCTTCGTCGCGGACGGCATGCTGACCGCGGCCGTGGCCGGTGACTTCTTCGCCTCCCCCTCCGTCGAGGCGGTGCTGGCCACGATCCGGGAGGTCACCGGCGAGGCCGGCTGCCTGCTGGTGGTCAAGAACTACACCGGCGACCGCCTCAACTTCGGTCTCGCGGCCGAGCGCGCCCGGGCCGAGGGCCTGGAGGTCGAGATCGTCACGGTGCAGGACGACGTGGCCCTGCCCGACAACCCCGAGCCGCGCGGCCTGGCCGGCACCGTGCTGGTGCACAAGGTGGCGGGGCACCACGCCCGCAACGGTGCCTCGTTGGACGACGTCGCCGCGGCGGCACGCTCGGTCGCCGAGGGACTGGCGACGATCAGCCTGTCGCTGTCCTCGGCGCGACTGCCCGGCGCCGACCGTGAGCGACGGGACGCCGAGCTCGGTCTTGGCATCCACAACGAGCCGGGCGCCCGCGAGATCGATCCGGCCTCGGCCGGCGAGGCTCTCGACCTGGTGCTCGACCCGCTGCTGACCGCGGTCGCCGACCGCCACGGCGGGGTGACCCCGCTCGTGGCGCTGCTCAACGACACCGGAGGCTGCTCCACCCAGGAGATGGCGGTGCTGGCACGCGGTCTGCTCGACAGGCTGGGTGATCGGTGCCGGGTGCTCGTGGGGCCCGGACCGGTGATGACGAGCGTGGACATGCACGGCTTCTCCGTGACCTTGCTGCCCCACACCGACGACCTCACCGAGGCGCTCCTCTCGTCCGTCGACACGCCCGATTGGCCCGGCGCGAGCGAGCCCCACGCGGTCGAGCACTTCGAGCCGCGGCGCTCGGAGTCCCTGGAGCTCGGTCGCGGCGACCGCGACGCCGAGGTCGGTCGTCGGCTGCGGGCCGCGTGCGAGGCGCTCGTCGACGCCGAGTCCGAGCTCGACGAGCTCGACGCGAGGACCGGCGACGGCGACGCGGGCGCGACCGTCGCCGCCGGCGCCCGGGGTGTCATCGAGGCACTCGAGGACGACGCACTGTCCACCGGGAGCACCGACGTGCTGGCCCGTGAGATCGCCCAGGTCGTCGGGCGCACCATGGGTGGCTCCTCCGGTGTGCTGCTCTCGATCCTGCTCAGCGGCACGGCCGCCGCCCTCGAGGACGGCGCCGCGATGCCGGCCGCCCTGCGGCAGGGCCTGGAGACCGTCGAGCAGAACGGCGGTGCCGGCACCGGTCAGCGCACCATGGTCGACGCGCTCTCGCCCGCGGCGGACGCTCTCGACGACGGCCTCGACGCGGCCGCGCGGGCCGCCCGACAGGGCGCCGATGACACTGCGAGCATGACCGAGGGCATCGCCGGGCGGTCCAGTTACGTGCAGGCCAAGGACCTCGACGGCACCGTCGACCCCGGCGCCGAGGCGGTCGCCCGGGCGATCGGAGCGTACGCGGACGCCTGA
- a CDS encoding MOSC domain-containing protein → MDEPAGQGPPTLPVVTAIFTAPGRRLPMRAQQMVVAEAGKGLVGDRYHGARHRHVTIQSAPLLDEAAEQLGHPVPPEGTRRNVTLSHGAVPTTPGTRVRIGQVELEVVRVAAPCRILDDEIAPGAAAALRRRAGTCFRVLVGGEISLGDAVRWGEEPVRG, encoded by the coding sequence GTGGACGAGCCAGCCGGGCAGGGGCCGCCGACGCTGCCCGTGGTCACCGCGATCTTCACCGCTCCCGGCCGGCGCCTGCCGATGAGGGCGCAGCAGATGGTGGTCGCGGAGGCCGGCAAGGGCCTGGTCGGGGACCGCTACCACGGGGCGAGGCACCGGCACGTGACGATCCAGTCGGCGCCGCTGCTCGACGAGGCCGCCGAGCAGCTGGGGCATCCGGTGCCGCCGGAGGGCACGCGGCGCAACGTCACGCTCTCCCACGGAGCGGTGCCGACCACGCCGGGCACACGCGTCCGCATCGGGCAGGTCGAGCTCGAGGTCGTGCGCGTCGCCGCTCCCTGCCGGATCCTCGACGACGAGATCGCACCGGGCGCCGCGGCGGCACTGCGTCGCCGCGCGGGCACGTGCTTCCGGGTGCTCGTCGGCGGCGAGATCTCACTCGGGGATGCGGTCCGGTGGGGCGAGGAGCCCGTCCGCGGCTGA